DNA sequence from the Desmodus rotundus isolate HL8 chromosome 4, HLdesRot8A.1, whole genome shotgun sequence genome:
CTCAGGGAGGTCAAACTGAAGTCAGCCTCAGCCCCAAGCCCTGAGCTTACTTCGCTCATGGCTGGTCACACCTGCTGTGACCTTCCCCTCAGCCTCGCCCTGTCCTACCTGTCCCTCCTTCATTAGCTCAGGCTCAGGCCACCAGATAAGCCTCTTCCAGGGCCTGTCTCTCTGCTCCCATTCACCCTGCACAGCACTGCTGAAACAGTCTTCCCACAGCACAGTTCGAACCATATACCACCTCTGATTAAAGCCCTACCATGAGTTTCCATCTCAACTTCTGGAAAACAAAATGCGCTGATAATGCATATGAGTATAGTTTTATTACTTACATGAAACAAGCTGTTCTGGGCTTTACTCTTAGCACTTAATCTGTATCACTCACTTAAGCTTCCCAACAGCACTGAGGGAgatatattattatttccactcccaccccacttAACAAGCacggaaactgaggcacagaaagtatAACTggcttacccaaggtcacacagctggtaactggctcaaatggaatttgaaaagaatgccAAACTCCTGCCAGTCAGGCCTCCTGTGTAACAGGCTCCCACATCTCCCTGGTCTCCCATGAGACCACACTTGCAGTGTGGATGTCCCCAAACACAGTGCATGTCCCCACCGCCACACTTTTAGTCTCATGGTTCCCTCTGTCAGGAGCGTCCTCTCACTTGTTGATAGCTTCGCCCACCTTCAATACAGAGCCTGGGGCCACCACCTCAGCATCTCTGCCCTTTGCTGTGCACATTGGTGACACCTGCCACCCACTATCTCTGCACATGGTCATTTATGGAACTCTGGTGAAGCCCATCCATTGGTGGCCTTGGTCCCTTCCCAAGTATAAAGGAAGGTTGGGTTACATCGTGTTTCTAAAGGTCCAGTCATCTCATCTTCCATAGAGGACAGAGGCTGCTGTGACATCTCGCTCCATGTCTTCATAGGCCCATAAGGTGGGTGGCTCAAGGAAACACTTATGGAATGaataatggatggatggatgaatgaatgaatgagtgagtgagtgcacCTCCACCACGCTGTTGTGACCACCAGGCTCTGGACTGGGGAAAATACAGTTCCTCAAAAGCACTGCCATTCCTTTCCTCAAGATTTGACTTCCATTTGAGTCAAATATCAACCAGGCAGAAAGGTGGGAGTTCCCAGGTTGGCGAAGCTCCTGGCACCAAGTGTCTCTGGGTGGCAAAGTAGGTATTGGGGCTGGCAGGTCACCAAACAGAGCATCATTTTTTCCCAAAGTGATTCAGACTTGATTTGTGCAGCCTCCCTCTGTGGAGATCTGTAGAACTAGGTGCTTACTCTCTGGATCCTCCCTGAGCTCTGCCCAGTAGGCATGTGTACCTGGTAGTCATGGTTTCCAGGGATGAGTCACCGCAGTGCTTTTATTCTTGCTTTCTCAGCCTTGCCCACAAGCACCTGagagtttaaagaaaataaccaagcCTGGGCCACCCACCAACCGGGGGTCAGAAAATCAGGGAGCCCAGACTAACTGAGGGGCCCACACATGGCCTTTTTTGATAGTGCTCTGGGTGCTATAATTGTGCAGCCAGAACGAGAACTGCTGAGTGCTAACAAAGGACAGGCACAGGCTGGAAAAGCAGTGGGTGCCAGTCGCCTGCAGGTGAGGACTGTCTGCAGTGGGGAAAGAGACCGGAATACAACAAGACAGGGAAGAACTGCAGATAAGCAAGAAGGAGCTTGCAGAGTGAGAAGTTTGGGCCCTTCCCTAGATTATAGCAAAGCCAGAGAGaagtgcagggaggggcaggtgagGTCATCTGCAGGCTGGGCAGCAAGGAGGTGAAGGCAGGCCCTGAGTACACAGGTGCGAGACTGGGAAAGGCCTCCTCTGCTCCCTCTAGAGGGTGACCCAGCATAGTCCCAGTCAAAGAGGTGTAGGGTGGCCACATTTAATGACTCAAAACTTAGAACCTGGACTAGCTTACAGAGAAGAGAGGACAGGATAATTTACCTAGGTTATTCCTGACACTCTGGAACATACAGTTCCTGTGTCTATTGACAATCTGCTCTTGATGACTTTCTAGGGTAGAATGGGGGATCCTCATCTTGACCTTGACCTGAAATCTTATAAACTGGTCCAAATGATCTTATAGCTAAATCTTTGTCTGTCCTACAGGTTACATGCCCTAGAATCTCTGTATTTCTAGACCAAGAGGGAATAGACTTGTGAaggttaattttatgtcaacCTGACTGGGCCCAGGTAGCTGGTGAACATTATTGTGGGGGTGTCTGTGCAGGTATTTCCGGATAAAATTAGCATTTGAACTGGTGAACTGAGCAAAGCACATCACACCTTCCCTCAATATGGTGGGCATCACCAATCCACTGAGTGCCCAAACAGAAcaaagaggcagaagaagggcTGGAGCTGGGACGTCCATCTTCCCCTGCACCGGATATCAGAACTGGGTCTCAGGCCTTCTGACTCAGATCAGGACCCACACCAGCAGCCCCTAGTTCTCAGGCCTTTGGGCTTGAACTAAGCTATACCACTGGCTCTGCTGAGTCTCTTACGTGCAGATGGCACAGTTGGGACTTCTCTGGTGAGCTAATTTGCATAATAAATTTCCTCTTCCATCTCTATTGGTTCTGTcactctggagaaccctaattaCTACAGAACTGTTGGAATGTTATGGTTACACGGGGGGCCGTTTTCATAAAAACAGGGCAGAAGAGAGTCACTGACCCTCTACAGTCACACCTGGGGTTTTCCCTCTCCCCAGTGAGTGTGACATTGCAGAGATGCCTTTTAGTCCCAGGGTACTCTGAAGCCATCTCTGCAGCTGGAGGTGATACCCCACAGGGGAGGGAGCCAGCATCTAGTACAGGTAGTGGGAGGGCTGGTGCTAAATCAACCACAGGCCAGGAGTCTACACACCCTGAACTCAGAGTTTCCAATCCGGTGTAATGTTGATggcttttactttattatttggGGTTCTGGGAAGGAGGCTAGGCCTTGTTCAAAAGGAACTTCAATATAAGGTGCACTTTGATGAGGATCGTAGaaagggccagggtggggggagtggagatCTAGTCACTCTCTCCCAGGACACGAATCAAGAACCTATGATGTGCTGGCCCTGTTCtagaaagcttcctggaggaggtggcatttgataTGGACCTTCAAAGAGGAATGGGTTCATCAGGCCCATAAGGAATAGCTATAAATTAGGATTTAAAATATCCAGGGGAATTCAATgaagaaaaggtatttttaagtatatgaaGTTTTAAACATCTGTTTTGACCAGTAGAGTaattcctctaaaatcaatgtaCTGATTAACATCTGGAAGAATTGGgacaaaattttgttttagtttaaattAGTTGTGTTTTCACTCCAACCAATTCCAACAGATTTATCAGTTCAGTTCTGCTCACCTGGATGTCGGTTTTGTGTGTGACTCATATTTCAGACACAAAGCATTTACAaatacttaaaacacacacaaatatctgTTTGGCCAACCCACTTAATAATCTCTGAATTAAAGGAAGTGCTAAAGCAATAGTCTCTATTGGCAATCTGTTAGAAGAGAGAAACCCGCCCTGTCTATAATCCATAAAATCCTTGACGTCAGAGACATTTACAACTCTGCAATCTTGAAATGAATCGGTTCTCCTTCCCCCAAATCATAGAAACCACATacggagaaaaacaaacaaacaaacaaacaaacagggaaCTTTCTTCTTTGTTAGGATGTAGTGTAGTGTTTATGCGAACTGactgcaataaaataatttatcaagcCAAAAAGTAAAtctaaactaaaatattaaactgGACAGAGAAAACTTCAGAGAAATCTTCAAAAACTGTTAACATATCTCACCCAACACGCATCTCTGTAATTCTTATAAGGTGTttgtaaagataattttttgGTAAATTGGGAAATAGCAGCAAATGGACCATGTGCAGAACTAGTCTTGGCAAACTGATTTTCAGAGAAGTGGCTTTCGGAGAATAGAGTTTCCCTGAAGTGCCCTAAAGCCGTGTTGGCTCCTCAGAGGCGTCTTGCACACTTCCTAGCTCTCCTCGGCGTTCTAGACTAGGACAGGGAGGCTGCAGGGACTCCATGTTAGGGAGTGGGGCCCAGCTCAACCCTCAGAGGTCTTCAGGGAAGTTTGGAGTCAGCACTAAAACCAGCTCTTTGCATCTCCTGCAGTGTCAGCAAGACTCTAAGAGTCACTAAAACTCAGGATTTCCAGCTTCCAAAAGACATTCTGCTCTCTGGGTCCCCACCaaccccctccacccaacccccctCCTCAGGGCCAGTTCCTCCTGGGGCAGGGCCACAGGTGATGTGTGAGGGCCATCGGAGGGGGTGGCCCTCAGACCCCTCAAGTCCAGTCCAGGTCCTTGTCTCACTCAGGACCTCCTGTGCATCACTTCCTCTCCCAGACCcagattctctttctgttctccttgggCAATAGATCAAGAGAAGTTCGTGCTGCTTTCTTTTTGCCTGGAGGCTCCATCAAGCCCTTTTCAGGAACAGCTCATCAGGGAGAAGTCTCAAACATCCAATTTCTAATATTAGCCAAATCTCCTCAGTCCCTCGGCTGCCAGCTtcatctccctccatccctctgtAAGTTCTCATCTCCCATGTACTGCATGCATTATTTTTTGTATAACATATTTTAGACGTACAACGATATGGAGAAAAACACAGCGAGCTTCCATGGAGCTGTCAGCGAGCttaaggaagaaaacatgaaGGCATCTATCGAGGGCCTCTGCACCTCGCTCTCCGAGGAAACATCGGTCCTGAACTTGGAGTTCACTGTTCCCATGTGTGAGATACATATTTCTTCAAAGtcaaccccccccacacacactcttttaaagaaaagaaaatccattttaCACTCCACAGACTTGAACAGTTACTTGTTCTCAGACATTTGGACCTGGCGGGCCAGTAAAATGTCTACATTAATTTTGGGCACATATAGAACTCTCAgaataagaacatgaaaaaaaaaaaacctacgaAACTATCATCTGCTATTAAGTGGctttatgaaagaaagaacatttaacatgaaaaatatggaaagagcatattctcagaattttaaaaactgaattcatTTAGGTTAGtcaaaaagtctttatttttctcattttcacacAGCCGGGAAAATGTCATCTTAGACCTCTTTGGCATTTAGGAAATCACTAATTCAGAAACTCAGACTGCTGTGACCTATGTCTCTCAGAGGATGGGGACTTTCTGGAGGGAACCACCCTCATCCTGGACACAGGAGAACTTTTGCCACCCATCCCCCCTCGGATCACCCCACGGGGTCTGTAGCTGCCTCTGCCCCGATTTCCTTATCTCCAAGTCTTTATCTCCAGAGAAAGTTACCacacctgcctccccagcccatcCCCACCCTTCCTCAGGGCCCTTAGGGACCTCGGAACTCCTTCCCTTCTTGCTTCACAGTTCCCCCAGCCCACTGGCCACCACCCAGCCCTCAAGCCCAGGACCTTCCCTCTGTGTCCAACCACAGGCCATGCCCTGGAAGGGACGTGGCCAAACTCTGAGGGAAGAGTTTGAACCAATAGGATGAACCAGGCAGCAGTATGTGGGGGTCACGGGAGACTGGAGTCACCTGCTGAGAATGTTAAATggaggagaataaaagaaaaaggccaTGGACGCAGCAGCCCTACCTTGctgccctggcccctctcccaccccctctgcaGGTACTCAAATGAGGGAGTGGGCGGTGCACGCCCTGACCCAGTGTTTCGCAATAACCCCCAAGGAAAGCAggttcttcctcttcccaccctgagctgagaaccactgatgtgaCACAAACCAGGATAAGATAAAGTCAGTCATCACTGACAGTTTGGGCTCAAATCTCATTCAATCAAacaggaacaaaaggaaaactcaTTTCACAAAGGGGAAGCAGAAGCCCATCATTAAATGgcacccaaggtcacagagctggctgCACACAATGCTGACTGGTCCCTTTAAccccactgagcctcagtttcctcatgtgcgAGATGAGCTCAGATTAAATTGTCTCTGAGAACCAGGACAAGGGAACCTCGGAAATTCAGACCTGTGACAAGCAGCCACAAACAGGCCTAATTTTTAACAACCACATGGCGATACCATAAATCCAAGTTCAAACGGTGGCTCTCCTGACATCAGGGTGGGCCAGGCGGTTGCTAGCAGACCCTCATTGTCCTTTCTGACTCTCCTCAACTCCTCTGCGGAACATACCCACAGCCTGGGACCAACTTCAGAGCCCCCAACTCACAGAGGGGCCATCAAGGGGCAACAACAAGGGGCTAGATATTGGGGTGgggcagaagaggaaggaaacttCTCACAGATGGCTGGCTCTCTTCTTAGAAACACCCCAGACCCTGTCTCCTAGGATCTGACTGGCAAGCAGCCCCACCGAAAGTGCCACAGTCCCTTTGCCCGTCACAGCACCTCTGTCTTTCCTACTTCCCGACTGTCCCGCCTCCATTCCAGTGAGGCTGCCTCCACCTTTGTGATTTATAAATCTACACAGCCCTACATCTCAaacacaggacacacacacacacgtacacacatatttaaaaaatacagttggCTGTATTCAAATGATGGTAAACTTTATTGTTTGTGCTGCAGGCGGTGTCCCAGCTCTGGGGTCCATGTTCTGTCCTAATCCAGAACATGGATCAGGCAAAGAACCATGTCTCTTCTACCCCTGACCCCCCCAGACCATGACCACACCCCTTCTCTGCAGGATCAGAGGGGAGGCAACAGGCAGACATCTGGCCTGCACAGGCTGGTTCTCCTACTGGGAACCAGTGAAAAGGGTAGAAACTCAAAAGAATCCCACATGCCATCCTTGGGGACCCTTAAAACATTCAAGCACCAGCGCACCACCCTCAGAGTTCACATTCCTTTTATTTGGGCCACCACCTGGCTTTGGGGTTTttcacaacagccctatgaggtaaggggcagccccaggccccccagGCACAGAGGGACCCCCAACAGCCCATAACCCAAGGCCAAGAGAAGCCAGGGATCTCACCACCCAGACTTTCCCTTTACATCCCAGTGCACAAGCAGGAACCCCAGAACCAGAGTCAGGCAGAGGAGGTGGGCCAGACCAGGGCCTCACTTCCCACTGAGGATGCGTGAGAACTCCTCGTAGTTCACCCGTCCATCCTGGTCCAGGTCTGCCTCCTTGATCAtggcctccagctcctcctgggtGAGCTTCTGCCCCAACCGGACCATGGCCTGCTTGAGCTCGTCAATGGTGATGTGGCCATCCCCATCCAGGTCGAAGGCTCGGAACACCTCCTTCACATCCTGCTCACCGCCCCAGGACTTCATTCTCTTAACCATCGCTGCCAGGAACTCCGGGAAGCTGATGGCACCGTCGCCATCTGTGTCTACCTGGGCGATGATATTCTTCAGCTCATCCTCTGATGGGTTCTGGCCCAGGGCCTTCAGGACATCCCCCAGCTCCTGCACATTGATGGTGCCATCCCCGTCCTTGTCGAACCTGGTGAAGGCTGCCTTGAACTCAGCCACCTGCTCTTCAGACAGCTCCTCTGCCATGTTGCTTGCTGCCAACCAGCTCAAAGGGCTCCGTCCGAGCTGGGGACGAGGCTGGGTCTGTGTGAGGGCAGAGCGAGGATGGCAGCCTTGCCATGGGGTGGGAACCCCTCCTTTTCTGCAATCTGCACAAGGGAGGAGGCaggctccccacccaccccatgtCCTCGGGCAAAATCCTCCTCCCAGGAGGGACCGACCAGAGGCAGACAAGAAATGCCGGAATTGGACTGGCAGGGCCCGCCCTGGAGAGGCTGGAGTATACTCCCTGGGGCCATGGGGCCTGCCAGCCTCTCCTGGCCCAGAAGCTTTTTGTCAGGTGATTCTCACAGAGACCCCAGCCACACTGAGGGAACCAGACAGCTTCTGTAATTTATAGAGCCTGAGGCTGTGAAGGGGAAGGGAGCCTCCTCAGTGGACATAGCGAGCAGCCCTAGAGGAGTGGGATCACTGTATCCGGtgtttctgtccccctctctcgAGGCTGCTGTCCTGCTCTTGCCCCACAGGCCAGGACTAGTAGGGGTCAGGTGGAGCTAGAATTGAGTGCAATTTTACTACGATAGAACCATGGGTGTCATCAAATGTCCAATCCAGGGCTTTCAACAAATCTATAGATGGAGGAAGTGGCCAGCTGCCTGTAGCTTCAAGAAAGCGAGGAGCTGGGTGGTGTTCAGGACCTGGCACACGGGTGGTGGTGAGACTTGTTTATTAAATGATCTTCCAAGTGTGGCTTCAGAGGTGAGGAAATGGCTTCTTGTCCCGTAGAATCCTTCTCTAGCTTGATTCCATTCTATCATGAAGTCCAAGGTTCTCTGTGCAGACACAGGGAAGGATTGCATATTGGTTTACATTCACAGGGTAGTCTTGCCTGAGAGCCATGGGGACACTGGAGAGCATTGGGTGGCCCAAGCAGGCCTGTCCCTGAAGATGCTCAGGGGCAGAAGGACGTACAAGGGGTGGCTGAAAACTGCAAACCTGCGAACGTGGCCAAGCTTGCAGGTTTACTAAGAGTCAGCCCTAAGCACAGAAATCCAGTCTGGGAACCTTCGCGGCCCATTGTCTTGTCTGTTCTTTGGAAGGAAATCCCACCACTCTAAGTCACAGAGTGTAGACCAAGAGCTTGGCCCTCGGGCACTGTCCTCAAGTACTTAGTTAGTGAGACCCAAGACTGTGAAGGGACATTTGCCTTGGAGTCCCCACAGTGATTTTCTCAAGAAAAACTTCTCTTGATCCCCATCAATTCCCAGGAGCCCCCTTCACCTCTGCCTGAATCTAAGGAATAAATTCTGTCACCCTCCAACTGAGAAATGTGATcaactctgtctctctctggttcAACCCTCAGACAGACTGAGGatcctctccttccctgcaggGCAGCTGGGCAAGCGCCTCCCTCCGCAGCGCTGcacacccacccccagcccacaaGTCCAGGGGACCCAGATAGAAGGAGACACAAAGGGAAACGTTCCAGTTACGTAGCTCCTTTCATAAAGACATCTAGGAGAATCATTGCTATTTCATCTTTGTGCTGAAATAGTACAGAGACCTTAATACCTATTGAGCAACTAATTTCTCGATGAAACTGACAACCAGTATCGGTTGGAACGTGTGGGTCCACCTAAGAGACCAGCACAAGGAAGCTCTGGCTTCGTAGGCGACAGAGGAAGGGCGGAGCTCCTAATAACTGGAGCAACCCagctcctttatttattttttttagaacatttgaagatataaatctatattttaaatttccttttctttcatcttattAACAGAACTTGTGATTAAAAACCCAAGATGcgtattattttcttattttcccttggTATTAAATAATACATGGCAAGCAAGGGAGAGCTTTTCTGACACTATCAGACTTGAGTTCTTAGTTCAACCTCCATCTCTTATTTGTGTCTCAATATCTTCATCTACAATACAGGATGATACATCCACCATATCTGATCAGGGCACTTAGGGTCAAGGTCAAAGTACTTTGATCCGCAGAAGGTGTTACTGTTCTGTGACAAGTCTCGTGTTTGATATAAACTAACAATCACTCCAGAAAATATCCACTTGAAGGGGAGCCTtgctctcactttttttttgtatgcctTTCTTGATTGAACTGATATAATAAATTTCCTGCCTGGACGTTTGAGTCACATCAAACTGTCCACACTCTGAACACTAGTTGGTGCGTGGAAATCAGCCCTAACAGATGCAGAGGCTTCTATTCAAAAAGAGCATCTAGCTAAGAGTCGTCATGAGACCGGACGATGACCATTATTCATGTGACACTTACTCTCTCCATGGAGAGAGATGGGGGCTTCAGGAGGTAAAGTcctctgcccaaggccacccaggaTTGGGGGAGAGACCCAGGCTTCTGGCTGAGTGTGTCTTCTTCCTCAGCCCATCATTTGGGTCCTGCTTCCTCCCTAACACAGAGCCTTCTCTTTTCAGAGCAGGAATCAGCACTGAAGTCATTTCTTCACaccttcccacccacccaggctTCTGCCTGAGCGGGCAAGTCGTTGGCTGCCCTAGGCCAGCATCAGGGATAACTGTCTCAAGTGATCAATACCACCGGGCATCTGATAGCCGAACTTGGGGCTGGGAAAAGAGGCAATTATTGCCACCTCTGATTAAGCTTGATGGagcccctttcttcctctgccgATTTACTTCCCATCAGCCTGGGTGCAGAGCCCAGCTCTTTAGAGGGAGTGAAAGAGAACTAGAAATGCCTCATATTCATGGTATTTCACAGTCAAAGTGCATCCGCAGGCCTGTGAGGCTCCCTGTGTGTGATGGGAGTGAGGCTGTGACCCAGCCAAGGAGCCCATAGCTGGAGAGACTGTCACTTGCTTGGCACCCTGCAGCTGAGCCCCCTGGGGCCACATGAGAAGCATGAACAGGTGCTGAGGGGCACAGAATAGCAGCACCTGATGAGAGTCCGTTTTGCTAAAGGAGTACCTGGAACCAATGAGGATGTGGTTTGGCGAAGAGGGGAGAAGTGGGCAGGTTTGCTAGAGAAAGCTTTGAGTCTTTTCAACGTCCCCTTTTGGAGGTCAACTTTCGAGCCCAGGACCCATTCCCTCGCCTGCCACCTCTCAGTGTACCTACCACCCTGACACCATTGCCAGGGAAACCTCAAGTCTTCCTGGTGAGAACGGCCGTGGCCCTGGAGGAGAAGAGGGGCCCAGTTATTGAGGAGAGAGGTGAGACCTCTGCAGATGTTACAGGAAGTAGGAAACCCTCTGCCAGGTGGCTGGGTGAGCACTCACGGGTGTTCATACAGCCTCAAGGAAAGGGCATTGTCACTGTCAGACTGCCTGGTGCAgtggccgtgtgtgtgtgtgtgtgtgtgtgtgtgtgtgtgtgtgttggcagaGGGTGTAGGGGCTGAGTTGCCTTCTGCTTAGATGTTTGGAAGCAGCACTGAAGCCGGCCCCAGCTTTTACAGGAGCCTGACCACAGGAGCAAAACACACTCCAGTGCTCCCATTACTGTTTGGCTTTGTGGGTGAAATACTTGAGAGAAACCGGTAAGACAGGTCTTGGAGACTCCTCTGGCTCCCCTGGCTTGCTGGAACATGCTTGTCCCTCACCCTGGAGCCAGTCTCTGGTATTGACATCGCCCCTGACCTTGCCCAGGGAGATCCCACCCCCTGGAAACAAGGAAGAAGCCTACTCGGGAGTCATTCCATGTCCACATGAGGCCACCCTCTGTCATACCTTTCTTAAGGAGTGAGCAGCAGATGAACCCCCCTTGTGCCTGTTCCGCTCCCCTCAGAGGCGGTACAACATTTAGCAGCTGAGGGCAGGGTCCTGGCTTCCTGTGTGACAGGCTGCGTAGCCTG
Encoded proteins:
- the LOC112321120 gene encoding calmodulin-like; translation: MAEELSEEQVAEFKAAFTRFDKDGDGTINVQELGDVLKALGQNPSEDELKNIIAQVDTDGDGAISFPEFLAAMVKRMKSWGGEQDVKEVFRAFDLDGDGHITIDELKQAMVRLGQKLTQEELEAMIKEADLDQDGRVNYEEFSRILSGK